One genomic window of Streptomyces sp. NBC_01498 includes the following:
- a CDS encoding ATP-binding protein, whose translation MRTAHALLSLDARPRHVATARRVTSAVLDEAGVTDHDTIGTVQLVVSEIVTNAIVHGNAGSVSLRLTCDGTREVRIEVDDHSTGTPEVRDPGPDDEGGRGLRLVAYLAREWGRKGTCTWCTVTVGPVPD comes from the coding sequence ATGAGAACTGCGCACGCTCTTTTGTCACTCGACGCCCGGCCGAGGCATGTGGCGACCGCACGCCGCGTCACCTCCGCCGTACTGGACGAGGCCGGTGTCACGGACCACGACACCATCGGGACCGTGCAGTTGGTGGTCAGTGAGATCGTGACGAACGCGATCGTGCACGGCAACGCCGGCTCGGTGTCGCTCCGGCTCACCTGCGACGGCACCCGTGAGGTACGGATCGAGGTGGACGACCACTCGACCGGCACTCCGGAAGTGCGGGACCCGGGCCCGGACGACGAGGGCGGACGCGGACTGCGGCTCGTCGCGTACCTGGCACGCGAGTGGGGACGGAAGGGGACGTGCACCTGGTGCACGGTCACGGTCGGACCGGTGCCGGACTGA
- a CDS encoding B12-binding domain-containing radical SAM protein — protein sequence MSRLSLINGADPAHPLDALFVNAPLRDYGQRPRTNDYTLPVLGMAYIATYAKEVGGFNVGVLDAEAHGLGVAETAELVNAAQPRWAAMNLLAPTYEMSARIAAGLSPGIALMVGGHHAKAMPDRVLADPRMANLRALVLGEGELRVAALLDDEQRRRELPGVLWRDPLLGTRAAGIPPVGRSSAHLLGPDINALPYVNRGFLPQDPYRATPTRADHHLATSRGTDFLTKAARTGHLEANIVGSRGCPYNCAFCGAAFSANPDVTIRVREPENIIGELDTLHAAYGVSAFRFVDDLFLGVSRVITTQMAACARHHIGERYVWDATGRINVLDRLDNSELELLVKNGLREVALGIESGSDRILSAMDKRIDAEMTERVTRRLVEHGIGVKGYFILGFPGETQDDIRATVRHIRNLWSIADRAPGDVRASVFEFRPYPGTPVWKTLTDAGHDPDTLLAYTDVDLTADGADESMRQRDEFNFSVGIQFGDVPLADVRSTLAALTREQHERNQPNRETAA from the coding sequence ATGTCACGGTTATCGCTGATCAACGGTGCCGATCCGGCCCACCCACTTGACGCGCTTTTCGTGAACGCGCCACTGCGTGACTACGGGCAACGGCCCCGGACCAACGACTACACGCTTCCCGTACTGGGCATGGCCTACATCGCCACGTACGCGAAGGAGGTCGGCGGCTTCAACGTGGGCGTCCTCGACGCGGAAGCCCACGGGCTGGGAGTCGCGGAAACAGCGGAACTCGTCAACGCGGCGCAGCCCCGGTGGGCTGCCATGAACCTGCTCGCCCCCACCTACGAGATGTCAGCCCGCATCGCGGCCGGTCTCTCTCCGGGCATCGCCCTCATGGTCGGCGGCCACCATGCCAAGGCCATGCCGGACCGTGTGCTGGCCGATCCGCGCATGGCCAACCTGCGGGCGCTGGTTCTCGGCGAGGGTGAACTGCGCGTCGCCGCTCTCCTGGACGACGAACAGCGCCGACGTGAACTGCCTGGGGTCCTGTGGCGTGACCCCCTGCTCGGAACCCGAGCCGCAGGGATCCCCCCGGTCGGAAGATCGAGTGCGCACCTGCTCGGTCCCGACATCAACGCCCTGCCATACGTCAACCGTGGCTTCCTGCCCCAGGACCCCTACCGGGCCACACCCACCCGGGCCGACCACCACCTCGCGACCAGCCGTGGCACCGACTTCCTGACGAAGGCCGCCCGCACCGGGCATCTGGAAGCCAACATCGTCGGCTCCAGAGGCTGCCCCTACAACTGCGCCTTCTGCGGAGCCGCGTTCAGCGCCAACCCCGATGTCACGATCCGGGTTCGCGAGCCCGAGAACATCATCGGCGAACTCGACACGCTGCACGCCGCGTACGGTGTCAGCGCCTTCCGGTTCGTCGATGACCTCTTTCTCGGCGTCTCACGCGTCATCACCACACAGATGGCGGCCTGCGCACGGCACCACATCGGCGAACGGTACGTGTGGGACGCGACAGGACGTATCAACGTCCTGGACCGGCTCGACAACAGCGAACTCGAACTGCTCGTCAAGAACGGCCTGCGAGAAGTTGCCCTCGGAATCGAATCAGGAAGCGACCGTATCCTCAGCGCGATGGACAAGCGCATCGACGCCGAGATGACCGAGCGTGTCACCCGCCGCCTTGTCGAACACGGAATCGGAGTCAAGGGGTACTTCATCCTCGGCTTTCCCGGCGAGACTCAGGACGACATCCGGGCGACCGTGCGACACATCCGCAACCTCTGGAGCATCGCCGATCGAGCCCCTGGCGACGTACGGGCCAGTGTCTTCGAATTCCGTCCCTACCCCGGAACACCCGTATGGAAGACCCTTACGGACGCCGGTCACGACCCCGACACACTGCTCGCCTACACAGACGTCGACCTGACCGCTGACGGGGCCGACGAGTCGATGCGCCAGCGAGACGAGTTCAACTTCTCCGTCGGGATCCAGTTCGGCGACGTTCCCCTGGCCGATGTCCGCAGCACCCTGGCCGCGCTCACCCGCGAACAGCACGAACGCAATCAGCCGAACCGGGAGACCGCGGCATGA
- the tmk gene encoding dTMP kinase has product MTITSARGRFITLDGPSGAGKTTTVQALSQELARRGQAVHETVEPTTSPLGAFIRDHFSHIRGRALACLVAADRYEHIEHEIEPRLIAGDTVVCDRYLASTLVMQQLDGVPVKFLLDLNAHVLMPDLAVILTASPRLVAERIAARGPRNRFHLDPTAPGREVELYERTARMLRAADVKVLIVGTDNVTPSEIAASIADAIPRPSVTSAAPTPLSTPQEP; this is encoded by the coding sequence ATGACCATCACGTCGGCACGCGGTCGGTTCATCACCCTCGACGGCCCCAGCGGCGCCGGAAAGACCACCACCGTCCAAGCCCTGAGCCAAGAACTGGCCAGACGGGGGCAGGCCGTCCACGAGACCGTGGAACCGACCACCAGCCCCCTCGGCGCCTTCATCCGTGACCACTTCAGTCACATCCGAGGGCGCGCCCTGGCCTGCCTTGTCGCCGCCGACCGGTACGAACACATCGAGCACGAGATCGAGCCCCGGCTCATTGCCGGCGACACCGTCGTCTGCGACCGTTACCTCGCCTCGACGCTTGTGATGCAACAACTCGACGGCGTGCCCGTCAAGTTCCTGCTCGACCTGAACGCGCACGTCCTGATGCCTGACCTCGCAGTTATCCTCACCGCCTCCCCTCGCCTTGTCGCCGAACGAATAGCCGCACGCGGCCCCCGCAACCGCTTCCACCTCGACCCGACCGCACCCGGCCGCGAAGTCGAGCTGTACGAGCGGACAGCCCGGATGCTCAGGGCGGCGGACGTGAAGGTACTGATCGTCGGCACCGACAACGTCACCCCATCGGAGATCGCGGCCTCGATCGCCGACGCGATTCCCCGTCCCTCGGTAACGTCGGCCGCCCCGACACCGCTGAGCACCCCACAGGAACCATGA
- a CDS encoding NUDIX hydrolase translates to MNSHPAQPVIDTHVLLRDGDKLLFSQRGGPYGRGRWHLPSGKLDQMETLSAGAARELLEETGVEVDPARLRLVHVVHHKQSETVDRIGFFFEATDWTGQPVNREPSKCLALQWFSVHELPEDIIEYPEGGLLGYLSGSGVLAEHGW, encoded by the coding sequence ATGAACTCGCACCCCGCACAGCCCGTTATCGACACGCACGTCCTTCTACGCGATGGAGACAAGCTCCTCTTCTCCCAGCGCGGAGGCCCGTACGGGCGCGGCCGATGGCACCTGCCGTCCGGCAAGCTGGATCAGATGGAGACCCTCAGCGCGGGCGCCGCCCGTGAGTTGCTGGAGGAGACCGGTGTCGAGGTCGACCCGGCCAGGTTGCGCCTGGTGCACGTCGTGCACCACAAGCAGAGCGAGACCGTCGATCGGATCGGGTTCTTCTTCGAAGCCACCGACTGGACCGGGCAGCCCGTCAACAGGGAGCCCTCGAAATGCCTCGCGCTCCAGTGGTTCAGCGTCCACGAACTGCCCGAGGACATCATCGAGTACCCCGAAGGAGGACTTCTCGGCTACCTGAGCGGCTCCGGAGTGCTGGCCGAGCACGGCTGGTAG
- a CDS encoding XRE family transcriptional regulator produces MTQSDGGADSLDSLVRRRIRALRLAQGWSLGELAGRARISQSSLSRIENGQRRLALDQLVTLARALDTTLDQLVETATDDVVISPTIDAARGRMRWPVRSDPGMSVIRQRMTEPPPDNPGRMRAHPGREWLVVLSGTAILMLGNRRIRVETNQAAEFPTMMPHAIGAEGGPCELLGIFDRDARRGHQRDNRGGETPEPVE; encoded by the coding sequence ATGACGCAAAGTGACGGCGGGGCGGACAGCCTGGACAGCCTCGTACGCAGACGCATCCGCGCGCTGCGGCTCGCGCAGGGGTGGTCCTTGGGGGAGTTGGCCGGGCGGGCGCGGATCAGTCAGTCCTCGTTGAGCCGGATCGAGAACGGGCAGCGCCGGCTCGCGCTCGATCAGCTCGTCACGCTCGCCCGTGCGCTGGACACCACGCTCGATCAGCTCGTCGAGACCGCCACGGACGATGTCGTCATCAGCCCGACGATCGATGCCGCCCGGGGTCGGATGCGCTGGCCCGTCAGGAGCGATCCGGGTATGAGCGTCATCCGCCAGCGGATGACCGAGCCGCCGCCCGACAATCCGGGGCGGATGCGCGCCCATCCCGGCCGGGAGTGGCTCGTCGTTCTGTCGGGCACGGCGATCCTGATGCTGGGCAATCGGCGTATCCGAGTGGAGACGAACCAGGCCGCCGAGTTCCCGACGATGATGCCGCATGCGATCGGCGCGGAGGGGGGACCGTGTGAGCTGCTGGGGATCTTCGACCGTGACGCCCGCCGGGGGCACCAGCGCGACAACCGTGGCGGCGAAACTCCGGAGCCCGTCGAGTGA
- a CDS encoding class I SAM-dependent methyltransferase has protein sequence MTHSHPHVHAHRHPAHPGHPGQHGHPGQPDTDAQAEILDLDADVLAEHIAAITAWLPLTGDPRHVVDLGCGTGTGTFALLDRFPDARITAVDSSPEHLQRLREKACARGVEDRVRTTWADLDGDSWPDLGSPDLVWASASMHHMADPARTLRRVRELLAPDGLFAVVELAGFPRFLPPDAPEDRPGLEDRCHAASDRFHAEHVPHRGADWGPMLTAAGFSVDGERTVAVDIEGSGDEVIARYALRSLRGLRDTAAEALPPEDLAALDRLLDTTGPHSVLRRDDLTVRTERRVWAGRAAS, from the coding sequence ATGACCCACTCACACCCGCACGTCCACGCCCACCGCCACCCGGCCCACCCCGGACACCCCGGCCAGCACGGACACCCCGGCCAGCCCGACACCGACGCCCAGGCGGAGATCCTCGATCTGGACGCGGACGTACTCGCCGAGCACATCGCCGCCATCACCGCGTGGCTGCCCCTCACCGGCGATCCCCGCCACGTCGTGGACCTCGGCTGCGGCACCGGAACGGGCACCTTCGCCCTCCTCGACCGGTTCCCCGACGCGCGGATCACCGCCGTCGACTCCTCCCCCGAGCATCTCCAACGGCTGCGCGAGAAGGCGTGCGCCCGTGGTGTGGAGGACCGGGTCCGTACGACGTGGGCCGATCTCGACGGGGACAGCTGGCCCGACCTCGGCTCACCCGACCTCGTCTGGGCATCCGCCTCGATGCACCACATGGCCGACCCGGCCCGTACCCTGCGCCGGGTCCGCGAACTCCTCGCGCCCGACGGCCTGTTCGCCGTCGTGGAGCTCGCCGGTTTCCCCCGCTTCCTCCCCCCGGACGCCCCCGAGGACCGGCCCGGTCTGGAGGACCGCTGTCACGCGGCGTCCGACCGTTTCCACGCCGAGCACGTGCCCCACCGGGGCGCCGACTGGGGGCCGATGCTGACCGCCGCCGGCTTCTCGGTCGACGGCGAACGCACCGTCGCCGTGGACATCGAGGGCTCCGGCGACGAGGTGATCGCCCGCTACGCCCTGAGATCCCTGCGCGGCCTGCGCGACACCGCCGCCGAAGCGCTCCCGCCGGAGGATCTCGCCGCCCTCGACCGTCTCCTCGACACCACCGGCCCGCACAGCGTCCTGCGCCGCGACGACCTGACGGTCCGCACGGAGCGCCGGGTCTGGGCGGGCCGGGCGGCAAGCTGA
- a CDS encoding DUF6185 family protein, which translates to MRRLLLLFAVTGLLALSPLSPLSPLSPLAPADLASAAEDSCRSGQLKTARVATSVRLKHEGETYTKAQTDLVVQVPKSWKFARDLLLNGDTERYRSAMRCVLRYPDDPYTYRDTEARPRPPEVTVQKKWITVRLRAVTYVDGTRDRDFGVWRITAGKRHWTLTLMRPPALDTAWWQKITVDLGGRAARSMSPTPTEGSPTHLTWVRDKPGGAPPGIRIVVQPPASKSLITVWGEKPWYLAQSVIWMSWDLVLLPVMLCLARTLRRTPVATLPTPAEEATGRNLLLWVYAGFAVVLLSTLDDLLPNLAGDYGVFMWLPDHRTAVHLVVAACGGAALCLVGRPRIAAWAAVLTATAFPVVVASAPHWFGLPADFWLNDHDLAAVELLRRTGGFLWLASACCCVVFVWLVGSASVARRLRTAPGTTTPGTPQRGHVPWWLLVVCVFLAAVIVALAVWAKQNTWEQESWLAATDDRYDRWHLSNLLNAVAWLPSDWPDWFTGWMAWVLRAGALLAVLAARTRAPHASPVLPDTPETRVLAVLFVTSISPVPGWYLGVSTSVLDALLLLLAWWLLLALGHRRSVLSRQLPTGTPLREVIRESDRPWLVESARTYRDLHLQLRRWEQGDQEGNRADLEQKLDSLHRWNPGDTTSPHAGEDLPDSVDAIELILAWGPRDTWWHNACRAAFLAAVVALPATAVAFWADLVRGPLWSNVARDQFGVINLVQYVLASELIWGAAGFVLGALWRVLPGRRGPAKALGLTLVYAAPVGLYWIGSRALGDTIGTLALDVALTLLILTTTGVAMDIDTFRQEGHHWPTKAALLLSIYQLRTASVQLAFFVAQVVALVSVWQQLKGNDPMILIDPQGPTGTQGGPSTEDGP; encoded by the coding sequence ATGCGCCGATTACTGCTGTTGTTCGCCGTCACCGGGCTCCTCGCGCTCTCCCCGCTCTCCCCGCTGTCTCCGCTGTCTCCGCTCGCCCCGGCGGACCTCGCCTCGGCCGCCGAGGACAGCTGCCGGTCCGGGCAGTTGAAGACGGCGAGGGTCGCCACCTCGGTACGGCTCAAGCACGAGGGCGAGACGTACACGAAGGCGCAGACCGACCTCGTCGTACAGGTGCCGAAGTCCTGGAAGTTCGCGCGGGATCTGCTGCTGAACGGGGACACCGAGCGGTACCGGTCGGCGATGCGGTGCGTCCTGCGCTACCCCGACGACCCCTACACGTACCGCGACACGGAGGCCCGCCCCCGGCCGCCCGAGGTGACCGTCCAGAAGAAGTGGATCACGGTACGGCTGCGTGCCGTCACCTACGTGGACGGCACCAGGGACCGGGACTTCGGGGTCTGGCGCATCACCGCCGGCAAGCGCCACTGGACACTGACCCTGATGCGCCCGCCCGCCCTCGACACGGCGTGGTGGCAGAAGATCACGGTCGACCTGGGCGGACGTGCGGCCCGCAGCATGTCCCCGACCCCGACCGAGGGGTCCCCCACCCACCTCACCTGGGTCCGCGACAAGCCGGGCGGCGCACCGCCCGGGATCCGGATCGTGGTCCAGCCGCCGGCGAGCAAGTCCCTGATCACCGTGTGGGGCGAGAAGCCCTGGTACCTGGCGCAGTCGGTGATCTGGATGTCCTGGGACCTGGTGCTCCTGCCCGTCATGCTGTGCCTGGCTCGCACCCTCCGCCGTACCCCCGTCGCCACCCTGCCCACGCCGGCCGAGGAGGCCACCGGGCGCAATCTGCTCCTGTGGGTGTACGCGGGGTTCGCCGTGGTTCTGCTCTCCACACTGGACGACCTGCTCCCCAACCTGGCCGGCGACTACGGCGTGTTCATGTGGCTCCCGGACCACCGGACGGCCGTCCACCTGGTCGTCGCGGCGTGCGGCGGCGCAGCCCTCTGCCTGGTGGGCAGGCCCCGGATCGCCGCGTGGGCGGCCGTTCTGACCGCGACGGCGTTTCCGGTGGTGGTGGCGAGCGCGCCGCACTGGTTCGGGCTGCCCGCCGATTTCTGGCTGAACGATCACGACCTCGCCGCGGTCGAACTCCTCCGGCGGACGGGCGGGTTCCTCTGGCTCGCGTCAGCGTGCTGCTGCGTCGTCTTCGTCTGGCTCGTGGGCAGCGCGTCGGTGGCGCGACGGCTTCGAACCGCACCCGGCACCACCACGCCGGGGACGCCCCAGCGGGGCCACGTCCCCTGGTGGCTGCTGGTCGTCTGCGTCTTTCTGGCGGCCGTGATCGTGGCGCTCGCCGTGTGGGCCAAACAGAACACCTGGGAGCAGGAGTCATGGCTCGCGGCCACAGACGACCGGTACGACCGCTGGCACCTCTCCAACCTCCTCAACGCGGTGGCGTGGCTGCCCTCCGACTGGCCGGACTGGTTCACCGGCTGGATGGCGTGGGTTCTTCGTGCGGGAGCGCTCCTCGCCGTACTCGCGGCCCGGACCAGGGCGCCCCACGCGTCCCCGGTCCTGCCGGACACCCCGGAGACGCGGGTGCTCGCCGTGCTGTTCGTGACGTCGATCTCGCCGGTTCCGGGCTGGTACCTGGGTGTCTCCACTTCCGTGCTGGACGCGCTGCTGCTCCTGCTCGCCTGGTGGCTCCTGCTCGCTCTGGGACACCGGCGGTCGGTGCTGTCCAGGCAGCTGCCGACGGGTACGCCCCTGCGCGAGGTGATACGCGAGTCGGACCGCCCCTGGCTGGTGGAGTCCGCGCGCACCTACCGCGACTTGCACCTGCAACTGCGCCGCTGGGAACAGGGCGACCAGGAGGGCAACCGCGCCGACCTGGAGCAGAAACTGGACAGCCTGCACCGCTGGAACCCCGGCGACACCACCTCCCCGCACGCGGGCGAAGACCTGCCCGACTCCGTGGACGCCATAGAACTGATCCTGGCCTGGGGCCCCAGAGACACCTGGTGGCACAACGCCTGCCGGGCCGCGTTCCTCGCCGCGGTCGTCGCCCTGCCGGCCACGGCGGTCGCCTTCTGGGCGGACCTGGTGCGGGGGCCGCTGTGGAGCAACGTGGCCAGGGACCAGTTCGGGGTGATCAACCTCGTGCAGTACGTGCTCGCGTCGGAACTGATCTGGGGGGCCGCCGGCTTCGTCCTCGGCGCCCTCTGGCGTGTCCTGCCGGGCCGCCGCGGCCCGGCGAAGGCGCTGGGCCTCACCCTCGTGTACGCGGCCCCGGTCGGCCTCTACTGGATCGGCAGCCGCGCGCTCGGGGACACCATCGGCACCCTGGCCCTCGATGTCGCGCTGACCCTGCTCATCCTCACGACGACGGGCGTCGCGATGGACATCGACACCTTCCGCCAGGAGGGCCACCACTGGCCGACGAAGGCGGCCCTGCTCCTCTCCATCTACCAACTCCGCACGGCCTCCGTCCAACTGGCGTTCTTCGTGGCCCAGGTGGTGGCCCTGGTGAGCGTCTGGCAGCAGCTGAAGGGCAACGACCCGATGATCCTGATCGACCCCCAGGGCCCGACGGGCACCCAGGGCGGGCCGTCGACGGAGGACGGGCCGTGA
- a CDS encoding DUF6411 family protein, translating into MMIVGIVAVCAVLLVLAFLVPRLSRHPERGTQRTLGAGGRAAGKAPGPLGRLLRKPFSSSSRAVGRSGSAGRRTRGRMPF; encoded by the coding sequence ATGATGATCGTCGGTATCGTTGCCGTCTGCGCAGTACTACTCGTGCTCGCCTTTCTGGTACCCCGTCTCTCCCGCCACCCCGAACGTGGCACCCAGCGCACGCTCGGTGCCGGCGGACGCGCCGCGGGCAAGGCCCCCGGGCCGCTCGGCAGGCTGCTGCGCAAGCCGTTCAGCAGCAGTTCGCGCGCCGTCGGGCGCAGCGGCTCCGCCGGACGCCGCACGCGTGGCCGGATGCCCTTCTGA
- a CDS encoding potassium-transporting ATPase subunit C: MNISVRSTARLLGAGLRALLVLSVVCGVLYPLAVTGLGQALFPHQANGSEITSNGKVVGSALIGQRYDLPLKKGEETPAPDLKWFQPRPSNGLGTNSVNTRYQLILSGATNRAGDNAELIQWIKDAKAAVIRDNSVDGHRVRPSDVPPDAVTSSGSGLDPAISPEYADLQVPRVAKLNGLDEAAVQRLVDRHTDGRVLGFVGEPQVNVLKLNIALKALDET, encoded by the coding sequence ATGAACATCTCCGTCAGAAGCACCGCACGGCTCCTCGGAGCGGGGCTGCGCGCCCTGCTCGTCCTCAGCGTCGTGTGCGGCGTGCTCTACCCGCTCGCCGTGACAGGCCTCGGGCAGGCCCTCTTCCCCCATCAGGCGAACGGCTCCGAGATCACCTCGAACGGGAAAGTCGTGGGCTCCGCGCTCATCGGCCAGCGCTACGACCTGCCCCTGAAGAAGGGCGAGGAGACACCGGCGCCGGACCTGAAGTGGTTCCAGCCGCGGCCGTCCAACGGGCTCGGCACCAACTCCGTCAACACGCGGTACCAGTTGATCCTGTCCGGCGCGACGAACCGGGCCGGCGACAACGCCGAGCTGATCCAGTGGATCAAGGACGCCAAGGCGGCGGTCATCAGGGACAACTCCGTGGACGGCCACCGCGTCAGGCCCTCGGACGTGCCGCCGGACGCGGTCACCTCGTCGGGCTCGGGCCTGGACCCGGCGATCTCCCCGGAGTACGCCGACCTCCAGGTCCCCCGGGTCGCGAAGCTGAACGGCCTGGACGAGGCGGCGGTACAGCGGCTGGTGGACAGGCACACGGACGGCCGCGTCCTCGGCTTCGTGGGCGAACCACAGGTGAACGTCCTGAAGTTGAACATCGCGCTCAAGGCGCTCGACGAAACGTAA
- the kdpB gene encoding potassium-transporting ATPase subunit KdpB, which produces MSTVTSTRATPAPRSGPGGDRRVGGGLFDPRQLLASLPDALRKLDPRVMVRSPVMFVVEVGSVVTTALAITEPGDWFGWAIAVWLWLTTIFANLAEAVAEGRGKAQADTLRRAKTDSVARRLRGRNAEPVTENRGAEAERRASGEDPHADRGAGALEERARGTLEARGAGTEPGAGTLEARGAGAEPGAGAVEERVPGTELRVGDLVVCEAGDIIPGDGDVVRGVASVDESAITGESAPVIRESGGDRSAVTGGTKVLSDRIVVRITTKPGETFIDRMIALVEGAARQKTPNEIALNILLASLTVVFLLAVVTLQPFAIYAGAEQSMIVLTALLVCLIPTTIGALLSAIGIAGMDRLVQRNVLAMSGRAVEAAGDVSTLLLDKTGTITLGNRRAAAFLPVEGVTATELADAAQLSSLADETPEGRSVVALAREAYGLREHGRGEPSHEELTGAESTGVDSTYEELTHAESTGAAVREAGATDTGATGADLTGAEWVPFTAQTRMSGVDVDGRMIRKGAAGSVVAWVERQGGGRVAPDAGALADRIAEDGGTPLLVGVHDERGARVLGVVHLKDVVKDGMRERFGELRRMGIRTVMITGDNPLTARAIAAEAGVDDFLAEATPEDKMALIRREQAGGKLVAMTGDGTNDAPALAQADVGVAMNTGTSAAKEAGNMVDLDSDPTKLIEIVEIGKQLLITRGALTTFSIANDVAKYFAIIPAMFAVAYPGLDRLNIMGLSSPESAILSAVIFNALIIVALVPLALRGVRYRPLSADRMLRRNIGIYGVGGLIAPFAGIKLIDLLISLIPGIG; this is translated from the coding sequence ATGAGCACCGTCACCTCCACCCGCGCCACCCCCGCGCCCCGCTCCGGTCCGGGCGGCGACCGGCGCGTCGGGGGCGGTCTGTTCGACCCCCGGCAGCTGCTCGCGTCGCTCCCCGACGCCCTGCGCAAGCTCGACCCTCGCGTGATGGTCAGGTCACCCGTGATGTTCGTGGTCGAGGTCGGCTCCGTGGTGACCACCGCCCTCGCGATCACCGAGCCCGGCGACTGGTTCGGCTGGGCGATCGCCGTTTGGCTGTGGCTGACCACGATCTTCGCCAATCTCGCGGAGGCCGTCGCCGAGGGCCGCGGCAAGGCACAGGCCGACACGCTCCGCAGGGCGAAGACGGACTCGGTCGCACGGCGCCTGCGGGGGCGGAACGCGGAGCCCGTAACAGAAAATCGTGGGGCCGAGGCCGAGCGGAGGGCCTCCGGGGAGGACCCGCACGCGGACCGGGGTGCCGGGGCGCTGGAGGAACGGGCGCGCGGAACGCTGGAGGCGCGGGGCGCAGGGACCGAGCCGGGTGCGGGGACACTGGAGGCCCGGGGCGCAGGGGCCGAGCCGGGTGCCGGGGCGGTGGAGGAGCGGGTGCCCGGGACCGAGCTGCGGGTCGGCGACCTCGTCGTCTGCGAGGCGGGCGACATCATCCCCGGGGACGGCGACGTCGTACGGGGCGTCGCCTCCGTCGACGAGTCGGCGATCACCGGCGAATCGGCCCCCGTCATCCGCGAGTCGGGCGGCGACCGCAGCGCGGTCACCGGCGGGACGAAGGTCCTCTCCGACCGGATCGTCGTCCGGATCACCACCAAACCGGGCGAGACGTTCATCGACCGGATGATCGCCCTGGTCGAGGGCGCGGCCCGGCAGAAGACACCCAACGAGATCGCGCTGAACATCCTCCTCGCCTCCCTCACCGTCGTCTTCCTGCTGGCGGTGGTCACCCTCCAGCCGTTCGCGATCTACGCGGGCGCCGAACAGTCGATGATCGTGCTCACCGCGCTGCTCGTCTGTCTGATCCCCACCACCATCGGCGCGCTGCTCTCCGCCATCGGCATCGCCGGCATGGACCGGCTCGTGCAGCGCAACGTCCTCGCGATGTCGGGGCGCGCCGTCGAGGCGGCCGGTGACGTCTCGACGCTGCTGCTCGACAAGACCGGCACGATCACCCTCGGCAACCGCCGGGCCGCCGCCTTCCTCCCGGTCGAGGGCGTCACCGCCACCGAACTCGCCGACGCCGCCCAGCTCTCGTCGCTGGCCGACGAGACACCCGAGGGCCGCTCCGTGGTGGCGCTGGCGCGGGAGGCGTACGGCCTGCGGGAGCACGGGCGGGGCGAGCCGTCCCACGAGGAGTTGACAGGAGCGGAGTCGACGGGTGTGGATTCGACATACGAGGAGTTGACGCACGCGGAGTCGACGGGCGCCGCCGTGAGGGAGGCCGGTGCGACGGACACCGGCGCGACGGGCGCCGATCTGACGGGCGCCGAGTGGGTGCCGTTCACCGCGCAGACCCGCATGTCGGGCGTGGACGTGGACGGCCGCATGATCCGCAAGGGCGCGGCCGGTTCGGTCGTCGCCTGGGTCGAACGGCAGGGCGGCGGGCGCGTCGCGCCGGACGCGGGCGCCCTCGCCGACCGTATCGCCGAGGACGGCGGTACGCCCCTGCTCGTCGGCGTCCACGACGAACGCGGCGCACGCGTCCTGGGCGTCGTCCACCTCAAGGACGTCGTCAAGGACGGGATGCGCGAACGGTTCGGCGAACTGCGCCGCATGGGCATCAGAACCGTCATGATCACGGGCGACAACCCGCTGACGGCCCGCGCCATCGCGGCCGAGGCGGGCGTCGACGACTTCCTCGCCGAGGCCACACCCGAGGACAAGATGGCGCTGATCCGCCGCGAACAGGCGGGCGGCAAGCTCGTCGCGATGACCGGCGACGGCACCAACGACGCGCCCGCCCTCGCCCAGGCGGACGTCGGCGTCGCCATGAACACCGGCACCTCGGCCGCCAAGGAGGCCGGGAACATGGTGGACCTGGACTCCGACCCGACCAAGCTGATCGAGATCGTGGAGATCGGCAAGCAACTGCTGATCACCCGGGGAGCGTTGACGACGTTCTCGATCGCCAACGACGTCGCCAAGTACTTCGCGATCATCCCCGCGATGTTCGCCGTCGCGTACCCCGGCCTGGACAGGCTCAACATCATGGGCCTGTCCTCGCCCGAGTCCGCCATCCTCTCGGCGGTGATCTTCAACGCGCTGATCATCGTCGCGCTCGTCCCGCTGGCCCTGCGCGGCGTGCGCTACCGCCCGCTGAGCGCCGACCGGATGCTGCGGCGCAACATCGGGATCTACGGCGTGGGCGGCCTCATCGCCCCGTTCGCCGGCATCAAACTCATCGACCTGCTCATCTCCCTCATCCCCGGAATCGGCTGA